A genomic segment from Thiomicrorhabdus aquaedulcis encodes:
- a CDS encoding 4-phosphoerythronate dehydrogenase has product MSHTTPPVTPSTKTIIIDDAVPYAQAMFGHLGNVITVPGKDITAHTVQNADALIVRSRTQVNAELLQHSQVQFVGSTVVGLDHIDQAWLTQNNITFYSAQGCNANSVAEFVINALFELAQHNHFDLSQKTLGIIGVGHVGSLLHQKAQALGMTCLLNDPPRERALERSRENSREKAPLNSAQSTHLEFVDLNTALKADIISFHTPLTLRGVDATYHLLNQQRLAHINPQQIIVNAARGGIIDETAWVNTPTQANIIDCWENEPHINPALYQTAYLATPHIAGHSFEAKLAGSTMVYNALCQAWNIAPQTHWQTHLPPAPAVIHPKTTPSQTVQSVVQQVLSATHNVQHDDQAIRKNNITDTYNAYETYRRHYPVHHEWVKQRFTTTGNQQADNLLTLLGFTKL; this is encoded by the coding sequence ATGTCACATACAACGCCCCCCGTCACGCCCTCTACAAAAACCATCATCATCGACGACGCTGTGCCCTATGCGCAGGCCATGTTTGGACACTTGGGAAACGTGATTACCGTACCCGGCAAAGACATTACCGCGCACACCGTGCAAAACGCCGACGCGCTTATTGTGCGCTCGCGCACTCAAGTCAACGCCGAGCTGCTGCAACACAGCCAAGTGCAATTTGTGGGCAGTACCGTGGTGGGGTTAGACCACATTGACCAGGCCTGGTTAACGCAAAACAACATTACGTTTTACAGCGCCCAAGGCTGCAACGCCAATTCGGTGGCCGAATTTGTGATAAACGCGCTGTTTGAGTTAGCCCAACACAACCACTTTGACCTTAGCCAAAAAACACTCGGGATTATAGGGGTAGGGCACGTGGGCAGTTTATTGCACCAAAAAGCCCAAGCTTTAGGCATGACTTGCTTGCTTAACGACCCGCCACGCGAAAGAGCACTAGAAAGATCACGTGAAAATTCACGAGAAAAAGCGCCATTAAACAGCGCGCAATCCACTCATCTTGAGTTTGTCGACCTTAACACCGCCTTAAAAGCCGACATTATAAGCTTTCACACCCCGCTCACCTTAAGGGGCGTGGACGCCACCTACCACTTGTTAAACCAACAACGTCTGGCGCACATAAATCCACAACAAATTATTGTTAACGCCGCACGCGGCGGCATTATTGACGAAACTGCCTGGGTCAACACCCCCACGCAAGCCAATATTATAGACTGCTGGGAAAACGAACCCCATATAAATCCCGCACTCTACCAAACCGCCTACTTGGCCACGCCGCACATTGCTGGCCACTCGTTTGAAGCCAAACTAGCCGGCAGCACCATGGTATACAACGCCCTGTGCCAAGCCTGGAACATTGCCCCACAAACCCACTGGCAAACTCATTTACCCCCTGCCCCTGCCGTAATTCACCCCAAAACCACTCCATCGCAAACGGTGCAAAGCGTGGTGCAACAGGTGTTAAGTGCCACACATAACGTGCAACACGACGACCAAGCCATACGTAAGAACAATATAACCGACACTTATAACGCTTACGAAACCTATCGCCGCCACTACCCCGTACACCACGAATGGGTCAAACAACGCTTTACCACCACCGGCAACCAACAAGCCGACAACCTATTGACTTTACTAGGGTTTACCAAACTATAA
- a CDS encoding alpha/beta hydrolase: MKNLETISGINTVLINGAVGAIEVRCKQPKADALEFTAAAQISSSPGLVKLVVLSHPHPLYGGTMNNKVITTLERAFLSLGYITVAYNFRGVGQSSGLHDHGAGEQDDLAAVLSWASQRFKAEHIVLAGFSFGSYVTLQALNQAWLNDYKPFIKGICTVAPPVGLYDFNGLHVQDVPWVVIQGGQDEVVNAQAILTWVMSANTAHNDNHTMMADVYWRGKASHFFHGELVWLKNTVLAIY, from the coding sequence ATGAAAAACTTAGAAACAATAAGCGGCATTAATACGGTCTTAATTAACGGAGCGGTCGGTGCCATCGAAGTGCGTTGCAAACAGCCTAAAGCCGATGCATTGGAGTTTACTGCGGCAGCACAAATATCATCATCACCAGGCCTGGTTAAGTTGGTGGTGTTGAGTCATCCGCACCCTTTATACGGCGGCACTATGAATAATAAGGTAATCACTACGTTAGAACGCGCATTTTTAAGTTTGGGTTACATCACCGTCGCCTACAACTTTAGAGGCGTGGGGCAAAGTAGCGGCTTGCACGATCATGGCGCGGGCGAACAAGACGATTTGGCGGCTGTTTTAAGTTGGGCAAGTCAGCGTTTTAAGGCCGAACATATTGTGTTAGCGGGGTTTTCGTTTGGCAGTTACGTTACCTTGCAGGCACTTAACCAGGCCTGGTTAAACGATTATAAGCCGTTTATAAAAGGCATCTGCACCGTAGCGCCACCCGTAGGCTTGTATGATTTTAATGGATTGCACGTGCAAGACGTACCCTGGGTGGTGATTCAGGGCGGGCAAGACGAAGTGGTGAATGCGCAGGCTATTTTAACTTGGGTTATGAGCGCCAACACCGCTCATAACGACAACCACACGATGATGGCCGACGTGTATTGGCGTGGCAAAGCCAGCCATTTTTTTCACGGTGAATTGGTCTGGTTAAAAAACACCGTGCTGGCAATTTATTAA
- a CDS encoding DUF302 domain-containing protein codes for MKLITLFKAGILAAAVTTLSGCGTINAIGNLNEGAGGTFMEVWDKWVEAEGDIADATMWEVKVEEGVKLEDVIDAINAVGVNRNIKNVGELPLSEELKARGVASGVIHVMSFCNPETARKMIDFSPAMAGFLPCRVNIVEEADGLHIYTMNMDMAIKMGKKMPPELLEATLDVRNTMWEMLEKGAKGEF; via the coding sequence ATGAAATTAATCACACTATTTAAAGCCGGTATTTTAGCCGCCGCCGTCACCACCCTATCAGGTTGCGGAACCATCAACGCCATTGGCAACCTAAACGAAGGCGCAGGCGGCACATTTATGGAAGTTTGGGACAAATGGGTTGAAGCCGAAGGCGACATCGCTGACGCCACCATGTGGGAAGTAAAAGTTGAAGAAGGCGTAAAACTAGAAGACGTTATCGACGCCATCAATGCCGTAGGCGTTAACCGCAACATCAAAAACGTAGGCGAACTACCCTTGTCAGAAGAGCTTAAAGCCCGTGGCGTAGCGTCTGGCGTTATTCACGTAATGTCATTCTGCAACCCAGAAACTGCGCGTAAAATGATTGACTTCTCTCCTGCAATGGCCGGATTTTTACCTTGCCGCGTAAACATTGTTGAAGAAGCCGATGGCCTACATATCTACACTATGAACATGGACATGGCCATTAAAATGGGCAAAAAAATGCCACCTGAGTTGTTAGAAGCCACTTTAGACGTGCGTAACACCATGTGGGAAATGCTAGAAAAAGGTGCAAAAGGCGAGTTCTAA